Below is a genomic region from Eupeodes corollae chromosome 1, idEupCoro1.1, whole genome shotgun sequence.
aaagccaaagccaaagccaaagccaatgccaaagccaaagccaaagccaaagccaaagccaaagccaaagcaaaagccaaagccaaagccaaagccaaagccaaagccaaagccaaagccaaagccaaagccaaagccaaagccaaagccaaagccaaagccaaagccaaagccaaagccaaagccaaagccaaagccaaagccaaagccaaagccaaagtcaaagtcaaaatcAAAGTTAAAGTAAAGACCTTTCtccaaaaactatttatttagattctaagaACTTTGaaactttaagaaatgtcaaagttttcaattctacaaattaGACCGCTTGTAATTACTTTGTATGGGACGTTAAAAATTAAGgacgttaaaaattaaatatgttgtttaaaatagttgattttcttagaaattttataaaagcaatTTCCTGGAAATGTTTCcctttgaaatatttcaattcatcCCTCTCCTTCAACAACACTAAGTTTCGCAATGCCCTTGAGTTTAATACAATACAACATCTAACTGCATTACAATCCTCTTTTGAAGCACTATTGCATTTCAATTCGATTACAAGACGATGAAAGtagctttttgttttcttatgatATTCTTTTAACTGAAACACAGTTTTCTGGGTTTTGTAGttcattttgaatttctcaACGGATTTTCATCCCCCAGCGAATAAATACCTCAAAATTCTTCTGCCGCTTAAGCAAagatttcttcttttaaaatcaaagcTCTATAGCctatttctatttttaccaTTGTCACACCAGAAAACACTTTACCTTAAGAAGTTACACTTTGAAACTCCTTAAATTTTCATAAAGATCAAACTGTTATCAGTTAAGGTGGTTATCTCAAGAAGAAGAACATATTTTCCCATTTTCGTGCGGATTTCAAAAACAAGTCAATTATTGTTCATTGTTCAGAAAATGACACAAATCCTTATCACCATTGCATCAGATTTGAAATAATAATCTCCCAACAATcatcacacaaaaataaaatccttgaGAGGGGAAAGAGCAATAAGCAGCTTCCCAATCCCAACACAGTACAAAGCTTAATTGAAATCTTTTATTATCTCAAACTCAAAACTTTTCATCTCAATTATTCCCAACGCAAAAGGTTTATCATCATTTTCCGGGCTGCTGCGAGggtaacacaaaaataaaattaaaaaaaaagaaaaaaagaaaacattaaaattctCCACATGGGGCACATATTGGAGCGGCACACGTGGCGTATGtggaacatttattttattatttttcgcaACATGTGTCGCACAGTAGGTCGCTGTCATCATCGCATCGGTCGGTCGGTATGTAGTGTGTGGTGCtctttggctttggctttgggtattttatattttatattgtgttGAACATATAAGATCTTTTCTACTCCATTTAATTTGAAGTACTTCTCTTAGAGCCCTCGCAAAATGATATCCAGTCAGTTTGAAGGTAAGTATGTACGGTACGTGTTGCAGGTAGgtatattaatattgtttttcttttttcaaaatgctaaTGCGGTTGTTTTTCAGGTTGATATAGCTTGTAAAGGGAAGTGTGGAGCAGAGTCACTTTTGAAGATTGAAATAAATAGGAAGATATTTGTACTTAccgtgtcgtcgtcgtcgttattgTGTTCTGTTTCTTTTTATGGCCTGGAATAATTGGTTTTCTAGAGAAATACAATTCACACAAGGACGACAATAATTTGGAAAGAATTTAAGGTGTTATTCTTCCAAGAAACAAATGCCACTAAGAACATACTATTTTACATTCATTACATCAGAAGTCCTAAGgcagaattaaatttatttctttagtcATAAGCCCTGGAAATGATTTTAACTCTGGAATTTCCTCAAGGTATGCCaccaataaattattcaaacgCTTAAGTgtccttaaatatttttaaaatttaattcaaaaacaacagATTACAAAAGCTCAAAGTTGCCATTACCTAAAATTATGTCACAAACATTCTAATGATTACTATTTTTCCGACTTTTGCTGCTCTTCCTGCGAACTACTTTACCCAAAGTCGTTGTCTGCCAAAACATTTCTTTGATTTCCTTATTCACGACGATGATTTTGAAGGAAGTCTCTGGAACATATGCCGGCAGTAATTCCGAATCCATTGTgatgttatagagtttgtagtgaaaattctttaaaataaattttaaaatattagttttgaagtaattttatcAAACTTCATCGATTTTTACCGCTGGAATAGGACACCGCTTTGGGATGACATTTGTTGGAATTAATACCATACTTTTATAAGCTCGTAGCACCGGTGTTgagaaattcttttcaaaaattctacaaaGTTGTAAACCGATTACTTTAAAGAGTAAACTACTTTCACCATTAGCCTTTTCCATGTAGACAAACAAATCCATTCGAAAATCGGTGActtcttttttcatttgaacATCCATATTTGTTGATGGAATTTTTCCGGCTTTATTTAGaaaacatgagaaatttgcTACG
It encodes:
- the LOC129943178 gene encoding uncharacterized protein LOC129943178 → MPSDRLHLVNFCVVFIIWNALFTPNKAQFYNLIFSDFKCQVNNDFVANFSCFLNKAGKIPSTNMDVQMKKEVTDFRMDLFVYMEKANGESSLLFKVIGLQLCRIFEKNFSTPVLRAYKSMVLIPTNVIPKRCPIPANFHYKLYNITMDSELLPAYVPETSFKIIVVNKEIKEMFWQTTTLGKVVRRKSSKSRKNSNH